A stretch of the Vanacampus margaritifer isolate UIUO_Vmar chromosome 6, RoL_Vmar_1.0, whole genome shotgun sequence genome encodes the following:
- the adm2b gene encoding protein ADM2 — translation MCALLTAWTCLLFGLLPLETQTRVPLSHNLQSTRHRSSKSSKHMTPPTSHYAIAHDDAIILAESRFIWRVLLTKEPPLRWSELKHESRPGARSRYRGRRHANGRRAHGQLMRAGCVLGTCQVQNLSHRLYQLIGRSGREDSSPINPRSPHSYG, via the exons ATGTGTGCGCTGCTGACGGCGTGGACGTGTCTTCTATTCGGCCTCCTGCCCTTGGAGACCCAGACTCGGGTACCATTGAGCCACAACCTCCAGAGTACCAGACACAG GTCATCCAAATCCTCCAAACACATGACACCGCCTACATCCCATTACGCCATCGCCCATGACGACGCCATCATCCTGGCAGAGAGCCGTTTCATCTGGCGGGTCCTCCTAACGAAGGAGCCCCCGCTGAGGTGGTCCGAATTGAAGCATGAATCACGGCCAGGCGCTAGAAGTAGGTACCGAGGACGTCGTCACGCCAACGGCCGAAGGGCCCACGGGCAGCTGATGAGGGCGGGCTGCGTCCTGGGCACCTGTCAGGTGCAGAACCTCAGCCATCGTCTCTACCAGCTGATTGGACGCAGCGGCAGGGAAGACTCCTCCCCCATCAACCCTCGCAGTCCTCACAGCTACGGCTAA